A region from the Streptomyces sp. 3214.6 genome encodes:
- a CDS encoding TldD/PmbA family protein, which translates to MPHSIDESFTALPLRALADAALARARALGADHADFRFERVRNASWRLRDAKPAGSSDTTDLGYAVRVVHGGTWGFASGVDLTMDAAAKVASQAVAMAKLSAQVIKAAGSDERVELADEPVHAEQTWVSSYEIDPFTVPDEEKAALLADWSARLLAANGVNHVDASLLTVHENKFYADTAGTVTTQQRVRLHPALTAVSVDESSGEFDSMRTIAPPVGRGWEYLTGTGWDWDDELARIPELLAEKMRAPSVDPGLYDLVVDPSNLWLTIHESIGHATELDRALGYEAAYAGTSFATFDQLGKLRYGSELMNVTGDRTAEHGLATIGYDDEGVAGQSWDLVKDGTLVGYQLDRRIAKLTGFERSNGCAYADSPGHVPVQRMANVSLRPDPAGMSTEDLIGSVDRGIYVVGDRSWSIDMQRYNFQFTGQRFFRIENGRITGQLRDVAYQATTTDFWGSMAAVGGPQTYVLGGAFNCGKAQPGQVAAVSHGCPSALFKGVNILNTTQEAGR; encoded by the coding sequence GTGCCCCATAGCATCGATGAAAGTTTCACGGCCCTACCCCTACGCGCCCTCGCCGACGCCGCTCTCGCACGCGCGCGTGCGCTCGGGGCGGACCATGCGGACTTCCGGTTCGAGCGGGTGCGCAACGCGTCCTGGCGGCTGCGGGACGCCAAGCCGGCCGGGTCGTCCGACACGACCGACCTCGGGTACGCGGTGCGCGTCGTGCACGGCGGGACGTGGGGGTTCGCCTCCGGCGTGGATCTGACGATGGACGCCGCGGCCAAGGTCGCCTCGCAGGCCGTGGCGATGGCCAAGCTCTCCGCGCAGGTGATCAAGGCGGCGGGGTCGGACGAAAGGGTCGAGCTCGCCGACGAGCCGGTGCACGCCGAGCAGACGTGGGTGTCGTCGTACGAGATCGACCCGTTCACCGTGCCCGACGAGGAGAAGGCGGCGCTGCTCGCGGACTGGAGCGCACGGCTGCTGGCGGCGAACGGGGTCAACCATGTCGACGCCTCGCTGCTCACCGTCCACGAGAACAAGTTCTACGCCGACACGGCGGGCACGGTGACCACGCAGCAGCGGGTGCGGCTGCACCCGGCGCTGACCGCGGTGTCGGTCGACGAGTCCAGCGGCGAGTTCGACTCGATGCGTACGATCGCGCCGCCCGTCGGGCGCGGCTGGGAGTACCTCACGGGGACCGGCTGGGACTGGGACGACGAGCTCGCCCGGATCCCGGAGCTGCTCGCCGAGAAGATGCGCGCGCCGAGTGTGGACCCGGGGCTGTACGACCTGGTCGTCGACCCGTCCAACCTGTGGCTGACCATCCACGAGTCCATCGGGCACGCCACCGAGCTGGACCGCGCGCTCGGCTACGAGGCCGCCTACGCCGGCACCTCCTTCGCCACCTTCGACCAGCTCGGCAAGTTGAGGTACGGCTCGGAGCTGATGAACGTCACCGGTGACCGCACCGCCGAGCACGGCCTCGCGACCATCGGCTACGACGACGAGGGCGTCGCGGGCCAGTCCTGGGACCTGGTGAAGGACGGCACGCTGGTCGGCTACCAGCTGGACCGGCGGATCGCGAAGCTCACCGGGTTCGAGCGCTCCAACGGGTGCGCCTACGCCGACTCGCCGGGGCATGTGCCCGTGCAGCGCATGGCCAACGTGTCGCTGCGGCCCGATCCGGCCGGGATGTCGACGGAGGATCTCATCGGCAGCGTCGACCGGGGCATCTACGTCGTGGGCGACCGCTCGTGGTCCATCGACATGCAGCGCTACAACTTCCAGTTCACCGGCCAGCGGTTCTTCAGGATCGAGAACGGGCGGATCACCGGGCAGCTGCGGGACGTGGCCTACCAGGCGACGACGACCGACTTCTGGGGTTCGATGGCGGCGGTGGGCGGTCCGCAGACGTACGTCCTCGGCGGCGCCTTCAACTGCGGCAAGGCCCAGCCGGGCCAGGTCGCGGCGGTGTCGCACGGCTGCCCGTCGGCCCTGTTCAAGGGCGTCAACATCCTCAACACCACGCAGGAGGCCGGTCGATGA
- the fabI gene encoding enoyl-ACP reductase FabI, with the protein MSGILDGKRVLITGVLMESSIAFHAAKLAQEQGAEIILTAFPRPTLTERIAKKLPKPTKVIELDVTNDEHMGRLADVVGEELGGLDGVVHSIGFAPQDALGGNFLNTPFESVATAMHVSAYSLKSLTMACLPLMQNGGSVVGLTFDAQFAWPQYDWMGPAKAALEATSRYVARDLGKQNIRCNLISAGPLASMAAKSIPGFSDLASVWDHRSPLEWDLKDPEPAGKGIVALLSDWFPKTTGEIIHVDGGLHAIGA; encoded by the coding sequence ATGAGCGGAATTCTCGACGGCAAGCGCGTCCTGATCACCGGCGTGCTGATGGAGTCCTCCATCGCCTTCCACGCGGCCAAGCTGGCCCAGGAGCAGGGCGCCGAGATCATCCTGACCGCGTTTCCGCGGCCCACGCTGACCGAGCGCATCGCCAAGAAGCTCCCCAAGCCCACCAAGGTCATCGAGCTCGACGTCACCAACGACGAGCACATGGGCCGGCTGGCCGACGTGGTCGGCGAGGAGCTCGGCGGCCTCGATGGCGTCGTCCACTCCATCGGCTTCGCCCCGCAGGACGCGCTCGGCGGCAACTTCCTCAACACGCCGTTCGAGTCCGTCGCCACCGCCATGCACGTCTCGGCGTACTCCCTGAAGTCGCTGACGATGGCCTGTCTGCCGCTGATGCAGAACGGCGGCTCGGTCGTCGGGCTGACCTTCGACGCGCAGTTCGCGTGGCCGCAGTACGACTGGATGGGCCCGGCCAAGGCCGCCCTGGAGGCCACCAGCCGCTACGTCGCCCGCGACCTGGGCAAGCAGAACATCCGCTGCAACCTCATCTCCGCGGGCCCGCTCGCCTCCATGGCCGCCAAGTCCATCCCGGGCTTCAGCGACCTGGCCTCCGTGTGGGACCACCGCTCCCCGCTGGAGTGGGACCTCAAGGACCCGGAGCCGGCCGGCAAGGGCATCGTCGCGCTGCTGAGCGACTGGTTCCCCAAGACCACCGGCGAGATCATCCACGTGGACGGCGGTCTGCACGCCATCGGCGCCTGA
- a CDS encoding CynX/NimT family MFS transporter produces the protein MIGDMANERTRTRTTTPLPTPAAGEPPRAATRAWTTRLLMVGIVLAALNLRPAITSLGALLEEVRDGLGMSGGVAGLLTSVPPLCFAVFGVTAPRLARRFGPGAVVCAGMAAITAGLLVRPYAGGTAGFLAASALALMGIAVSNVLMPVIVKRHFPDRVGSMTGLYSMALALGTSTAAAVTVPMTEALGGSWRTGLTVWAGLAAAAVLPWLLLVRHRATAPGEAGTAGERHEPGQRREPGRRQEPERQVPAEPREPGERQERAGRPEPQAHAHAGQPSAPLRITRSRTAWALAVFFGLQATAAYVTMGWLPQIFRDAGVPASTAGVLLAVTMAMGVPLAFVIPRVATRLPQQGPIVVALGACGLVGYAGLYFAPTAGTWAWALLLGVANCAFPLALTMVGMRARTGAGVAQLSAFAQSTGYLISIPGPLLVGVLYQHSGGWGLPLALMAALMVPQTVVGVLAGRDRTVEAEAAR, from the coding sequence ATGATAGGCGACATGGCGAACGAGCGGACACGGACGAGGACGACCACGCCCCTGCCCACCCCGGCGGCGGGCGAGCCCCCACGAGCGGCCACGCGCGCGTGGACGACACGGCTGCTCATGGTCGGCATCGTGCTGGCCGCCCTCAACCTCCGCCCCGCCATCACCAGCCTCGGCGCCCTCCTCGAAGAGGTCCGCGACGGACTGGGCATGAGCGGCGGCGTGGCCGGACTCCTCACCTCCGTGCCGCCGCTCTGCTTCGCCGTCTTCGGTGTGACGGCGCCCCGCCTCGCCCGCCGCTTCGGGCCCGGAGCGGTGGTGTGCGCGGGCATGGCCGCCATCACGGCGGGGCTGCTCGTCCGCCCCTACGCGGGCGGCACGGCCGGCTTCCTCGCCGCCAGCGCCCTCGCCCTCATGGGCATCGCCGTCAGCAACGTCCTGATGCCGGTCATCGTCAAGCGCCACTTCCCCGACCGGGTCGGCTCCATGACCGGCCTGTACTCGATGGCTCTGGCCCTCGGCACGTCGACCGCCGCCGCGGTCACCGTGCCCATGACCGAGGCGCTGGGCGGCAGTTGGCGCACCGGGCTCACCGTGTGGGCGGGCCTGGCGGCGGCGGCCGTCCTGCCGTGGCTGCTGCTCGTCCGCCACCGCGCGACGGCACCCGGCGAGGCGGGGACGGCAGGGGAACGGCACGAGCCCGGACAGCGGCGGGAGCCGGGACGGCGACAGGAGCCCGAACGGCAGGTGCCGGCGGAGCCGCGGGAGCCGGGGGAGCGGCAGGAGCGGGCGGGGCGCCCCGAACCGCAGGCGCACGCGCACGCGGGGCAGCCGTCGGCCCCGCTGCGCATCACCCGCAGTCGTACCGCCTGGGCGCTCGCCGTCTTCTTCGGCCTTCAGGCCACCGCCGCCTACGTCACCATGGGCTGGCTGCCACAGATCTTCCGGGACGCGGGCGTGCCCGCGTCCACCGCAGGAGTGCTCCTCGCGGTGACGATGGCGATGGGCGTGCCCCTGGCCTTCGTCATCCCGCGCGTCGCCACCCGGCTGCCACAGCAGGGCCCGATCGTGGTCGCCCTCGGCGCCTGCGGACTCGTGGGATACGCGGGCCTGTATTTCGCGCCCACCGCGGGCACCTGGGCCTGGGCCCTGCTGCTCGGCGTCGCCAACTGTGCCTTCCCGCTCGCCCTGACGATGGTGGGGATGCGCGCCAGGACCGGTGCGGGCGTGGCCCAGCTGTCGGCCTTCGCGCAGAGCACCGGCTATCTGATCTCCATCCCCGGCCCGCTCCTGGTGGGGGTGCTCTACCAGCACAGCGGCGGCTGGGGCCTGCCCCTCGCCCTCATGGCGGCCCTGATGGTCCCGCAGACGGTCGTGGGCGTCCTGGCCGGCCGTGACCGCACCGTGGAGGCGGAAGCCGCACGCTGA
- the serB gene encoding phosphoserine phosphatase SerB, which produces MSALQTSSSDVPTLLVKIFGKDRPGITAGLFDTLAAYSVDVVDIEQVVTRGRMVLCALVTEPPAGLEGELRSTVHSWAESMKMQAEIISGLGDNRPRGLGRSLVTVLGHPLTAQATAAIASKITKVGGNIDRIFRLAKYPVTAVEFAVSGVETEPLRTALVMDAAALGVDVAVVDAGLYRRAQRLVVMDVDSTLIQDEVIELFAAHAGCEAEVAEVTAAAMRGELDFEQSLHARVALLEGLDASVVEKVRAEVRLTPGARTLIRTLKRLGYQVGVVSGGFTQVTDDLQERLGLDFAQANTLEIVDGRLTGRVTGEIVDRAGKARLLRRFAAEAGVPLSQTVAIGDGANDLDMLNAAGLGVAFNAKPVVRQAAHTAVNVPFLDTVLYLLGITREEVEAAETHDER; this is translated from the coding sequence ATGAGCGCTTTGCAGACTTCGTCCTCCGACGTCCCCACGCTCCTTGTCAAGATCTTCGGCAAGGACAGGCCGGGCATCACGGCCGGCCTCTTCGACACCCTCGCCGCCTACTCCGTCGACGTGGTCGACATCGAGCAGGTCGTCACCCGGGGCCGGATGGTGCTGTGCGCGCTCGTGACCGAGCCGCCGGCCGGCCTGGAGGGGGAGCTGCGGTCGACGGTCCACAGCTGGGCCGAGTCGATGAAGATGCAGGCGGAGATCATCTCCGGCCTCGGCGACAACCGGCCGCGCGGCCTCGGCCGGTCGCTGGTCACCGTGCTCGGGCATCCGCTCACCGCGCAGGCCACGGCGGCGATCGCCTCGAAGATCACGAAGGTCGGCGGCAACATCGACCGTATCTTCCGGCTCGCCAAGTACCCCGTCACCGCCGTCGAGTTCGCCGTTTCCGGTGTGGAGACCGAGCCGCTGCGCACCGCCCTCGTCATGGACGCGGCGGCGCTCGGGGTGGACGTCGCCGTGGTGGACGCCGGCCTGTACCGGCGGGCCCAGCGGCTCGTCGTCATGGACGTCGACTCCACCCTCATCCAGGACGAGGTGATCGAGCTCTTCGCCGCGCACGCGGGCTGCGAGGCCGAGGTCGCCGAGGTGACGGCGGCCGCGATGCGCGGTGAGCTCGACTTCGAGCAGTCGCTGCACGCGCGGGTCGCGTTGCTGGAGGGCCTGGACGCCTCGGTCGTGGAGAAGGTGCGCGCCGAGGTGCGGCTGACGCCGGGTGCGCGCACGCTGATCCGGACGCTGAAGCGGCTCGGCTACCAGGTGGGCGTCGTCTCCGGCGGTTTCACGCAGGTCACCGACGATCTGCAGGAGCGGCTCGGGCTGGACTTCGCCCAGGCGAACACGCTGGAGATCGTCGACGGCCGGCTGACCGGCAGGGTCACCGGTGAGATCGTGGACCGTGCGGGCAAGGCGCGGCTGCTGCGCAGGTTCGCCGCCGAGGCGGGCGTACCGCTGTCGCAGACCGTGGCGATCGGTGACGGCGCCAACGACCTGGACATGCTGAACGCCGCCGGTCTCGGGGTCGCCTTCAACGCCAAGCCGGTGGTGCGTCAGGCGGCGCACACGGCGGTGAACGTGCCGTTCCTGGACACCGTCCTGTATCTGCTGGGCATCACCCGCGAAGAGGTCGAGGCCGCGGAGACGCACGACGAGCGGTAG
- a CDS encoding SixA phosphatase family protein, whose translation MSVAEPRRIVLFRHAKADWPQVTDHERPLAERGRKDAAVAGRRLTDTGIPFDLALCSTAVRTRETWKLAVQEFPQRPKTVYEERIYEASPGELIALLNETPDDVHNLVLIGHNPGVQGLADVLSGQADGDAGERMHRRGFPAAAFAVISFDGSWKSLEPGVATLLDYWTPSE comes from the coding sequence ATGAGCGTCGCAGAACCCCGCAGGATCGTCCTCTTCCGCCATGCGAAAGCCGACTGGCCACAGGTGACCGACCACGAGCGTCCGCTCGCTGAGCGGGGCCGGAAGGACGCCGCCGTCGCCGGACGCAGGCTGACCGACACCGGCATCCCCTTCGACCTGGCCCTGTGCTCCACCGCGGTCCGCACCAGGGAGACGTGGAAGCTCGCCGTCCAGGAGTTCCCACAACGGCCGAAAACCGTCTACGAGGAGCGGATCTACGAGGCGTCCCCGGGCGAGCTCATCGCCCTGCTCAACGAGACACCCGACGACGTGCACAACCTCGTCCTGATCGGCCACAACCCGGGCGTCCAGGGCCTCGCCGACGTCCTGTCCGGCCAGGCCGACGGCGACGCGGGCGAGCGGATGCACCGCCGCGGATTCCCGGCCGCCGCCTTCGCCGTCATCTCCTTCGACGGCTCCTGGAAGTCCCTGGAACCGGGCGTGGCCACGCTCCTCGACTACTGGACGCCCTCCGAGTAA
- a CDS encoding FadR/GntR family transcriptional regulator, producing the protein MPLSHPRRSALSEQVIAALRTQITSGEWPVGSRIPTEPELVEQLGVARNTVREAVRALAHNGLLDIRQGSGTYVVATSELAGVMHRRFADADPRHIAELRSNLESGAARLAAERRTEKDLKQLDALLLRREEAWESGDAEAFVTADATFHLAVVAASHNDVMTAMHADLGEVLRDWLREDVGEELTPETYMDHTRLVDAIRAGDAETAAVEAASYPLLCRPGRLSPSGD; encoded by the coding sequence ATGCCTCTGAGCCATCCCCGTCGCTCTGCGCTCTCCGAGCAGGTCATCGCCGCGCTGCGCACCCAGATCACGTCGGGTGAGTGGCCGGTCGGCTCGCGCATCCCCACGGAGCCCGAGCTGGTCGAGCAGTTGGGTGTCGCCCGCAACACCGTGCGCGAGGCCGTCCGCGCGCTCGCGCACAACGGACTGCTGGACATCCGGCAGGGCTCGGGCACCTACGTCGTGGCGACCAGCGAGCTGGCGGGCGTGATGCACCGCCGCTTCGCCGACGCCGATCCCCGGCACATCGCCGAGCTGCGCTCCAATCTGGAGTCGGGCGCGGCGAGGCTGGCGGCGGAGCGGCGCACGGAGAAGGACCTCAAGCAGCTCGACGCGCTGCTGCTGCGGCGCGAGGAGGCGTGGGAGTCGGGCGACGCGGAGGCGTTCGTGACGGCCGACGCGACCTTCCACCTGGCGGTGGTGGCGGCTTCCCACAACGACGTCATGACGGCGATGCACGCGGACCTCGGCGAGGTGCTGCGGGATTGGCTGCGCGAGGACGTCGGCGAGGAGCTCACGCCGGAGACGTACATGGACCACACGCGGCTGGTGGACGCGATCCGCGCGGGCGACGCGGAGACGGCCGCGGTCGAGGCGGCGAGCTATCCGCTGCTGTGCCGGCCCGGACGGCTCAGCCCTTCTGGTGACTGA
- the fabG gene encoding 3-oxoacyl-[acyl-carrier-protein] reductase: MSRSVLVTGGNRGIGLAIARAFADAGDKVAITYRSGEPPAGFLAVKCDITDSEQVEQAYKEIEAEHGPVEVLIANAGVTKDQLLMRMSEEDFTSVIDTNLTGTFRVVKRANRGMLRAKKGRVVLISSVVGLYGSPGQANYAASKAALVGFARSLARELGSRNITFNVVAPGFVDTDMTKVLTDEQRAGIVSQVPLGRYAQPEEIAATVRFLASDDASYITGAVIPVDGGLGMGH, from the coding sequence TTGAGCCGCTCGGTTCTCGTCACCGGAGGAAACCGGGGCATCGGCCTCGCCATCGCCCGCGCGTTCGCCGACGCCGGCGACAAGGTCGCGATCACGTACCGCTCGGGGGAGCCGCCGGCAGGCTTCCTCGCGGTCAAGTGCGACATCACCGACTCCGAGCAGGTGGAGCAGGCCTACAAGGAGATCGAGGCCGAGCACGGTCCCGTCGAGGTCCTGATCGCCAACGCGGGCGTCACCAAGGACCAGCTTCTGATGCGCATGTCCGAGGAGGACTTCACCTCGGTCATCGACACCAACCTCACCGGCACCTTCCGTGTGGTCAAGCGCGCCAACCGCGGCATGCTGCGCGCCAAGAAGGGCCGTGTCGTCCTGATCTCGTCGGTCGTGGGGCTCTACGGCTCGCCCGGGCAGGCGAACTACGCCGCCTCCAAGGCCGCCCTGGTCGGCTTCGCGCGCTCCCTCGCCCGTGAGCTGGGATCGCGCAACATCACCTTCAACGTCGTCGCGCCCGGCTTCGTCGACACCGACATGACCAAGGTGCTCACCGATGAGCAGCGCGCGGGCATCGTCTCGCAGGTCCCGCTCGGCCGGTACGCGCAGCCGGAGGAGATCGCCGCGACGGTGCGGTTCCTCGCCTCGGACGACGCCTCGTACATCACTGGAGCCGTCATCCCCGTTGACGGCGGACTGGGAATGGGTCACTGA
- the tyrS gene encoding tyrosine--tRNA ligase, whose protein sequence is MTDIVDELKWRGLWALSTDEDALRKALADGPVTFYCGFDPTAASLHVGHLVQVLTMRRLQRAGLRPLALVGGATGQIGDPRPTAERTLNDPETVANWVTRLRGQIEPFLSFEGENAAVMVNNLDWTAGLSAIEFLRDIGKHFRVNKMLTKDSVARRLESQEGISYTEFSYQLLQGMDFLELYRRYGCTLQQGGSDQWGNLTAGLDLIHRLEPEAEAHCLATPLMVKADGTKFGKTEGGAVWLDPEMTTPYAFYQFWLNVDDRDISTYMRILSFQSREELEELERQTQERPQARAAQRALAEELTTLVHGADQTAAVIAASKALFGQGELGDLDERTLAAALSEVPHARVAELGPVVDLFAEVGLVASKSAARRTVKEGGAYVNNVKVTAEDAVPVKEDLLHGRWLVLRRGKKNLAAVEVTG, encoded by the coding sequence GTGACGGACATCGTCGACGAGCTGAAGTGGCGTGGCCTGTGGGCCCTGTCCACTGACGAGGACGCTTTGCGCAAGGCGCTCGCGGACGGTCCCGTCACGTTCTATTGCGGTTTCGACCCCACCGCGGCCTCGCTGCACGTCGGCCACCTGGTGCAGGTCCTCACGATGCGCCGGCTCCAGCGGGCGGGGCTGCGTCCGCTGGCCCTGGTGGGCGGGGCAACCGGTCAGATCGGTGACCCGCGCCCCACGGCGGAGCGCACGCTGAACGACCCGGAGACGGTCGCGAACTGGGTGACCCGGCTGCGCGGGCAGATCGAGCCGTTCCTGTCCTTCGAGGGCGAGAACGCCGCGGTGATGGTCAACAACCTGGACTGGACGGCCGGACTGTCGGCCATCGAGTTCCTGCGTGACATCGGCAAGCACTTCCGCGTCAACAAGATGCTGACCAAGGACTCGGTCGCCCGGCGGCTGGAGTCCCAGGAGGGCATCAGTTACACGGAGTTCAGCTACCAGCTGCTGCAGGGCATGGACTTCCTGGAGCTGTACCGGCGGTACGGCTGCACACTCCAGCAGGGCGGCAGCGACCAGTGGGGCAACCTCACGGCGGGCCTGGACCTGATCCACCGGCTGGAGCCGGAGGCCGAGGCGCACTGTCTGGCGACGCCGCTGATGGTCAAGGCGGACGGCACCAAGTTCGGCAAGACCGAGGGCGGCGCCGTCTGGCTCGACCCGGAGATGACGACGCCGTACGCGTTCTACCAGTTCTGGCTGAACGTGGACGACCGGGACATCTCGACGTACATGCGGATCCTGTCCTTCCAGTCCCGTGAGGAGCTGGAGGAGCTGGAGCGGCAGACGCAGGAGCGTCCGCAGGCCCGGGCCGCGCAGCGGGCGCTGGCCGAGGAACTGACGACGCTGGTGCACGGCGCCGACCAGACGGCCGCGGTGATCGCCGCGTCCAAGGCCCTCTTCGGTCAGGGCGAGCTGGGCGACCTCGACGAGCGGACGCTGGCCGCGGCCCTGTCCGAGGTGCCGCACGCCAGGGTCGCCGAGCTCGGGCCGGTCGTGGACCTGTTCGCCGAGGTCGGCCTGGTGGCCAGCAAGTCGGCCGCGCGGCGGACCGTGAAGGAGGGCGGGGCCTACGTGAACAACGTCAAGGTCACGGCCGAGGACGCGGTCCCCGTGAAGGAGGACCTCCTGCACGGGCGGTGGCTGGTGCTGCGGCGGGGGAAGAAGAACCTGGCCGCCGTCGAGGTCACCGGCTGA
- a CDS encoding metallopeptidase TldD-related protein: protein MSARSNKPHEVVERALELSRADGCVVIADEQSTANLRWAGNALTTNGVTRGRTLTVIATVDGKEGTASGVVSRAAVTADELEPLVRAAEAAARGAAPAEDAQPLVTGVAPSPEFTEAPVETSSAVFADFAPALGEAFARARAGGRELYGFANHELVSTYLGTSTGLRLRHDQPNGTLELNAKSPDRTRSAWAGRSTRDFKDVDPAALDAELAVRLGWAERRIELPAGRYETLLPPTAVADLMIYQLWSASGRDATEGRTVFSQPGGGTRLGEKLTDLPLTLRSDPAEPGLESAPFVIAHSSGGDQSVFDNGLPVRPTEWIGGGELKHLTTTRHSAGLTGLPVAPGADNLILDGGADRSLEEMVANTARGLLLTCLWYIREVDPATLLLTGLTRDGVYLVEDGEVVGEVNNFRFNESPVGLLGRATEAGRTEKTLPREWSDWFTRAAMPALRVPDFNMSSVSQGV from the coding sequence ATGAGCGCCCGTAGCAACAAGCCGCACGAGGTCGTCGAGCGGGCCCTCGAGCTGTCGCGGGCGGACGGCTGTGTCGTCATCGCCGACGAGCAGTCGACGGCGAACCTGCGCTGGGCCGGCAACGCGCTCACCACCAACGGCGTCACGCGCGGGCGCACGCTCACCGTGATCGCCACGGTCGACGGCAAGGAGGGCACCGCCTCCGGTGTCGTCTCGCGGGCCGCCGTCACCGCGGACGAGCTGGAGCCACTGGTCCGGGCCGCCGAGGCCGCCGCGCGCGGTGCGGCGCCCGCCGAGGACGCGCAGCCGCTGGTCACGGGCGTGGCGCCGTCCCCGGAGTTCACGGAGGCGCCCGTGGAGACCTCGTCGGCGGTGTTCGCGGACTTCGCGCCCGCGCTGGGCGAGGCGTTCGCACGCGCGCGTGCGGGCGGCCGCGAGCTGTACGGGTTCGCCAACCACGAGCTGGTCTCGACGTACCTGGGCACGTCGACCGGGCTGCGGCTGCGGCACGACCAGCCGAACGGGACGCTGGAGCTGAACGCCAAGTCCCCGGACCGTACGCGTTCGGCGTGGGCGGGGCGCTCGACCCGGGACTTCAAGGACGTCGACCCGGCGGCGCTCGACGCCGAGCTGGCCGTACGGCTGGGCTGGGCCGAGCGGCGGATCGAGCTGCCCGCCGGGCGGTACGAGACGCTGCTGCCGCCGACCGCGGTGGCCGACCTGATGATCTACCAGCTGTGGTCGGCGTCCGGCCGGGACGCGACCGAGGGCCGGACGGTGTTCTCACAGCCCGGCGGCGGCACCCGGCTCGGCGAGAAGCTGACCGACCTGCCGCTGACGCTGCGCAGCGACCCGGCCGAGCCGGGCCTGGAGTCGGCGCCGTTCGTCATCGCGCACTCCTCGGGCGGCGACCAGTCGGTCTTCGACAACGGGCTGCCCGTGCGGCCCACCGAGTGGATCGGCGGGGGCGAGCTGAAGCATCTGACGACCACCCGGCACAGCGCGGGCCTGACCGGGCTGCCGGTGGCTCCGGGCGCCGACAACCTGATCCTGGACGGCGGCGCGGACCGCTCCCTGGAGGAGATGGTCGCGAACACCGCGCGCGGGCTGCTGCTGACCTGCCTGTGGTACATCCGCGAGGTGGATCCGGCGACGCTGCTGCTCACGGGTCTGACCCGGGACGGCGTCTACCTCGTCGAGGACGGTGAGGTCGTCGGCGAGGTGAACAACTTCCGGTTCAACGAGTCGCCGGTGGGCCTGCTGGGGCGGGCGACGGAGGCCGGGCGCACGGAGAAGACGCTGCCCCGGGAGTGGAGCGACTGGTTCACCAGGGCCGCGATGCCCGCGCTGCGGGTGCCGGACTTCAATATGAGCTCTGTCAGTCAGGGCGTATAA
- a CDS encoding SGM_5486 family transporter-associated protein, whose amino-acid sequence MPLLDPNPQNGQKKMLIVFGSFLAIFVIIAVIATLASP is encoded by the coding sequence ATGCCCTTGCTCGACCCGAATCCGCAGAACGGCCAGAAGAAGATGCTGATCGTCTTCGGCTCGTTCCTCGCCATCTTCGTGATCATCGCCGTCATCGCGACCCTCGCCTCCCCCTGA